In one window of Xiphophorus hellerii strain 12219 chromosome 23, Xiphophorus_hellerii-4.1, whole genome shotgun sequence DNA:
- the mrnip gene encoding MRN complex-interacting protein isoform X2 — protein sequence MVQDFHVVRCFRCQSFQVQQVKKAKKWSCKLCGEKQSLLKEFGRGSGADCRRHVQKLNAMRGAKMEEQEAHSWSLCEQEEEQEEQHTGDQVRPAQVSRWGKYLDTPEEEEEESEEEGLEGRNHLHGNQTISRKRHRPEELGGGRGDEGCPPVQLKRTAVTSSVTSSAAPSGSGSRWGQFLSADSWGAEHPLSGRSQPADTAAAKPRPQLPVSSMFDSGEDFNFDEDFLTF from the exons ATGGTGCAGGACTTCCACGTGGTTCGGTGTTTCCGCTGCCAGAGCTTCCAGGTGCAGCAG GTGAAGAAGGCAAAGAAATGGAGCTGCAAGCTGTGTGGAGAGAAGCAGTCACTGCTGAAg GAATTCGGCCGTGGATCTGGAGCCGACTGCCGGCGCCACGTCCAGAAGCTGAACGCCATGAGGGGAGCCAAGATGGAGGAGCAGGAGGCCCACtcctggtcgctatg tgagcaggaggaggagcaggaggagcagcatACAGGTGACCAG GTGAGACCCGCTCAGGTGAGTCGTTGGGGCAAATATCTGGACAcacctgaggaagaggaggaagagtctGAAGAGGAAGGCTTGGAGGGCAGAAaccatctccatggcaaccaaacCATTAGCAG GAAGAGACACAGACCAGAGGAgctgggaggaggaagaggagacgaAGGCTGCCCACCTGTTCAG CTGAAACGGACAGCAGTGACATCAtctgtgacatcatcagcagCCCCCAGTGGCTCCGGCTCCAGGTGGGGGCAGTTCCTCAGTGCTGACAGCTGGGGGGCGGAGCATCCTCTTAGTGGGCGGAGTCAACCAGCAGACACTGCAGCAGCCAAGCCCCGCCCCCAACTTCCTGTGTCCTCCATGTTTGACAGCGGCGAAGATTTCAACTTTGATGAggattttctgactttttag
- the mrnip gene encoding MRN complex-interacting protein isoform X1 — MVQDFHVVRCFRCQSFQVQQVKKAKKWSCKLCGEKQSLLKEFGRGSGADCRRHVQKLNAMRGAKMEEQEAHSWSLWCSPWLLLIHSEQEEEQEEQHTGDQVRPAQVSRWGKYLDTPEEEEEESEEEGLEGRNHLHGNQTISRKRHRPEELGGGRGDEGCPPVQLKRTAVTSSVTSSAAPSGSGSRWGQFLSADSWGAEHPLSGRSQPADTAAAKPRPQLPVSSMFDSGEDFNFDEDFLTF, encoded by the exons ATGGTGCAGGACTTCCACGTGGTTCGGTGTTTCCGCTGCCAGAGCTTCCAGGTGCAGCAG GTGAAGAAGGCAAAGAAATGGAGCTGCAAGCTGTGTGGAGAGAAGCAGTCACTGCTGAAg GAATTCGGCCGTGGATCTGGAGCCGACTGCCGGCGCCACGTCCAGAAGCTGAACGCCATGAGGGGAGCCAAGATGGAGGAGCAGGAGGCCCACtcctggtcgctatg GTGTTCTCCCTGGCTCCTCCTTATTCACAgtgagcaggaggaggagcaggaggagcagcatACAGGTGACCAG GTGAGACCCGCTCAGGTGAGTCGTTGGGGCAAATATCTGGACAcacctgaggaagaggaggaagagtctGAAGAGGAAGGCTTGGAGGGCAGAAaccatctccatggcaaccaaacCATTAGCAG GAAGAGACACAGACCAGAGGAgctgggaggaggaagaggagacgaAGGCTGCCCACCTGTTCAG CTGAAACGGACAGCAGTGACATCAtctgtgacatcatcagcagCCCCCAGTGGCTCCGGCTCCAGGTGGGGGCAGTTCCTCAGTGCTGACAGCTGGGGGGCGGAGCATCCTCTTAGTGGGCGGAGTCAACCAGCAGACACTGCAGCAGCCAAGCCCCGCCCCCAACTTCCTGTGTCCTCCATGTTTGACAGCGGCGAAGATTTCAACTTTGATGAggattttctgactttttag
- the sqstm1 gene encoding LOW QUALITY PROTEIN: sequestosome-1 (The sequence of the model RefSeq protein was modified relative to this genomic sequence to represent the inferred CDS: deleted 2 bases in 1 codon): MSVTVKAYLLGKDEQVKEIRRFAVDQEVSCSFEYLSRKVAAVFSNLSGSTYSLFYKDEDGDLVAFSSDDELMMGLSFVKDATFRLYIRERKEHRRDFPLHAFPPFAFGPPPPHHHGPAHTAPPPHMAPPPAVHPNVTCDGCEGAVVGTRFKCSVCPDYDLCSSCQAQGKHTEHALLPIWHPLQHWFPRGKWMKRMRHCGMWNQNQEQNQNQEQAGAAKPAADSSAPSASQASVDFLKNIGEGVAAMLSPLGIDVDIDVEHEGQKTKVTPPTQSGAGPGDVEMNEDGGASNEDGVNQGSKVSQQLYKPWNRSGINEFLIRTPGCVSRDSDEEWTHLSSKEVDPSTGELQSLQPEGREPPEPGAPQQGPTGLREAALYPHLPQEADPRLVESLAAMLSMGFGDEGGWLTHLLQAKNGDIGAALDAIQYAKQPRPHQ; encoded by the exons ATGTCGGTGACAGTAAAGGCCTACCTGCTGGGGAAGGACGAGCAGGTGAAGGAGATCCGCCGGTTCGCGGTGGACCAGGAGGTTTCCTGCAGCTTCGAGTACCTGAGCCGGAAGGTGGCGGCCGTCTTCTCCAACCTGAGCGGCTCCACCTACAGCCTCTTCTATAAAG ATGAAGATGGAGACCTGGTGGCGTTCTCCTCCGACGATGAGCTGATGATGGGGCTGAGCTTCGTGAAGGACGCCACGTTCCGCCTCTACATCAGAG AGAGGAAGGAGCACCGTCGGGACTTCCCTCTTCACGCCTTCCCCCCCTTCGCCTTCGgcccccctcctcctcatcatcatggCCCCGCCCACACGGCCCCGCCCCCCCACATGGCCCCGCCTCCCGCCGTCCACCCTAACGTGACGTGCGACGGCTGCGAAGGCGCGGTGGTGGGAACGCGCTTCAAATGCTCGGTGTGTCCGGACTACGACCTTTGCTCCTCCTGCCAGGCTCAGGGGAAGCACACTGAGCACGCTCTGCTGCCCATCTGGCACCCCCTGCAG CACTGGTTTCCTCGGGGGAAGTGGATGAAGAGGATGAGACACTGTGGAAtgtggaaccagaaccaggagcagaaccagaaccaggagcagGCCGGGGCTGCTAAACCTGCAGCGGACAGCAGTGCCCCCTCTG CCTCCCAGGCCAGCGTGGACTTCCTGAAGAACATCGGTGAGGGCGTGGCCGCCATGCTGAGCCCGCTGG GCATCGACGTGGACATCGACGTGGAGCACGAAGGTCAGAAGACCAAGGTGACCCCGCCCACTCAGAGCGGCGCAGGGCCAGGTGACGTAGAGATGAACGAAGATGGCGGAGCCAGCAACGAGGACGGAGTCAAccaagggtcaaaggtcagtcaGCAGCTTTACAAACCCTGGAACCGATCAGGGATCAATGAGTTTCTGATCAGAACTCCTGGCTGC GTGAGCCGGGACTCTGACGAGGAGTGGACTCACCTGAGCTCCAAGGAGGTGGACCCGTCCACAGGTGAGCTGCAGTCGCTGCAGCCGGAGGGCCGGGAGCCACCGGAGCCCGGGGCCCCGCAGCAGGGGCCCACCGGCCTGCGGGAGGCCGCGCTCTACCCACACCTGCCTCAAG AAGCCGACCCGCGTCTGGTGGAGTCGCTGGCGGCCATGTTGTCCATGGGCTTCGGCGACGAAGGCGGCTGGCTGACTCACCTGCTGCAGGCCAAGAACGGCGACATCGGCGCTGCGCTCGATGCCATCCAGTACGCCAAGCAGCCCCGCCCACACCAGTGA
- the rnf4 gene encoding E3 ubiquitin-protein ligase RNF4 isoform X2, translating into MSSSAQRKRRPAGNSLVSRTKTSRAASGRTRRTAGAGDHAPPTEPIDVMDGAEDGVEEVVDLTCEGSESAVVDLTTNNESELLVDEGPPGESYVLSSDEDEDAPTVVQAAITSTAHTSRLTPGLISCPVCLDLYSEIVESGRLVVSTKCGHVFCSQCLRDALTSSHTCPTCRKRLTSRQYHPLYI; encoded by the exons ATGAGCAGCTCG GCTCAGAGGAAGCGGCGGCCCGCCGGAAACTCTCTGGTCTCCAGAACCAAGACCAGCAGAGCGGCCAGCGGTCGGACCCGCAGGACAGCCGGCGCCGGAGACCACGCCCCCCCCACGGAGCCCATCGACGTGATGGACGGCGCCGAGGACG GTGTGGAGGAGGTGGTGGACCTCACCTGCGAGGGATCAGAGTCTGCTGTGGTTGACCTGACGACCAACAACGAGTCGGAGCTG CTGGTGGACGAAG GGCCTCCAGGTGAGAGCTATGTACTCagcagtgatgaagatgaagacGCGCCCACTGTCGTTCAAGCTGCCATCACCTCTACTGCACACACGTCCAG GTTGACTCCAGGTCTCATCAGCTGTCCCGTCTGTCTGGACCTGTACTCCGAG ATCGTAGAGAGCGGGCGATTGGTCGTCTCCACGAAGTGCGGCCACGTGTTCTGCAGCCAGTGTCTGAGGGACGCTCTGACATCATCACACACCTGCCCCACCTGCAGGAAGCGGCTCACTTCGCGCCAGTACCACCCTCTTTACATCTga
- the rnf4 gene encoding E3 ubiquitin-protein ligase RNF4 isoform X1, with the protein MSSSVSRLDLQPPDQAQRKRRPAGNSLVSRTKTSRAASGRTRRTAGAGDHAPPTEPIDVMDGAEDGVEEVVDLTCEGSESAVVDLTTNNESELLVDEGPPGESYVLSSDEDEDAPTVVQAAITSTAHTSRLTPGLISCPVCLDLYSEIVESGRLVVSTKCGHVFCSQCLRDALTSSHTCPTCRKRLTSRQYHPLYI; encoded by the exons ATGAGCAGCTCGGTGAGTCGGTTGGATCTGCAGCCACCTGATCAG GCTCAGAGGAAGCGGCGGCCCGCCGGAAACTCTCTGGTCTCCAGAACCAAGACCAGCAGAGCGGCCAGCGGTCGGACCCGCAGGACAGCCGGCGCCGGAGACCACGCCCCCCCCACGGAGCCCATCGACGTGATGGACGGCGCCGAGGACG GTGTGGAGGAGGTGGTGGACCTCACCTGCGAGGGATCAGAGTCTGCTGTGGTTGACCTGACGACCAACAACGAGTCGGAGCTG CTGGTGGACGAAG GGCCTCCAGGTGAGAGCTATGTACTCagcagtgatgaagatgaagacGCGCCCACTGTCGTTCAAGCTGCCATCACCTCTACTGCACACACGTCCAG GTTGACTCCAGGTCTCATCAGCTGTCCCGTCTGTCTGGACCTGTACTCCGAG ATCGTAGAGAGCGGGCGATTGGTCGTCTCCACGAAGTGCGGCCACGTGTTCTGCAGCCAGTGTCTGAGGGACGCTCTGACATCATCACACACCTGCCCCACCTGCAGGAAGCGGCTCACTTCGCGCCAGTACCACCCTCTTTACATCTga